From one Armatimonadota bacterium genomic stretch:
- a CDS encoding GDP-mannose 4,6-dehydratase, with translation MSHETTLITGVGGFVGRHLAELLVKSGAFVYGTILSPEEVSPDNPIPGVELMVCHLENQSNVEEVVNSVRPSVVYHLAAQSSVSRSLSDPIGTFKTNVMGTLHLLESLRSLPNLRVLVLISSAEVYGVVSEADLPITERTSLDPVNPYACSKACADLLGVQYFRIFQVPVIRLRPFNHIGPGQSDAFVASNFARQIAEIEAGIRPHKLMVGNLDAKRDFTDVRDIVRAYVLAAERCSPGDVYNICSGKAVSIREVLNQLLTLTSVQIEVVQEPDRMRPSDLPILVGDYSKFHAETGWTPEISLGQTLKDLLNFWRVRVS, from the coding sequence ATGTCCCATGAGACGACGCTGATAACCGGAGTTGGCGGTTTCGTCGGGCGACATCTTGCCGAGCTATTAGTTAAATCAGGCGCGTTTGTATATGGAACAATACTTTCGCCTGAGGAAGTATCCCCAGACAATCCAATTCCCGGCGTCGAGCTGATGGTTTGCCATCTAGAAAACCAGTCCAATGTCGAGGAAGTAGTAAATAGCGTACGGCCTTCGGTTGTGTATCATCTGGCGGCCCAAAGCTCGGTTTCACGCTCACTAAGCGATCCTATTGGGACCTTCAAGACGAACGTGATGGGAACACTTCATTTGTTGGAATCACTAAGGAGCCTGCCGAACTTGAGAGTATTGGTGCTAATAAGTTCAGCCGAAGTGTATGGCGTAGTTTCCGAAGCTGACCTCCCCATTACCGAAAGGACATCCCTTGACCCTGTTAATCCATATGCATGCAGTAAGGCTTGTGCAGACCTGCTTGGAGTTCAATATTTCCGCATATTCCAAGTCCCGGTAATTAGGTTGCGGCCGTTCAACCATATTGGGCCTGGGCAATCGGACGCTTTTGTGGCATCAAACTTTGCACGTCAAATCGCTGAAATTGAAGCTGGAATTCGCCCCCATAAGCTCATGGTTGGTAATCTTGATGCAAAACGTGATTTTACCGATGTTAGGGATATCGTTCGTGCATATGTGTTGGCAGCAGAGAGGTGTTCGCCTGGAGATGTATACAATATTTGCTCTGGCAAGGCAGTAAGCATACGTGAAGTATTAAACCAGCTTCTTACTTTGACATCTGTTCAGATTGAGGTTGTCCAGGAACCTGATCGCATGCGTCCATCGGATCTCCCAATACTTGTAGGTGATTACTCAAAGTTCCATGCAGAAACAGGTTGGACTCCCGAAATTTCACTCGGCCAGACACTCAAGGATCTTCTGAATTTCTGGCGTGTGAGGGTATCCTAG
- a CDS encoding arsenate reductase ArsC → MKKVLFICIHNSERSQMAEAFAKKFGKGKIIAESAGTSPAKTINPSVVQVMEEIGYDMSGHYPKVLTPDMIKSADRVITMGCGVNMDDSGRNGAVCPVVFVESEDWGIKDPEGQPVEKVREIRDQIKAKVKKLVEELTGISTNNEA, encoded by the coding sequence ATGAAAAAAGTTCTTTTCATTTGTATTCACAATTCAGAGCGAAGTCAGATGGCTGAGGCTTTCGCAAAGAAATTTGGCAAGGGCAAAATCATTGCCGAGTCAGCCGGGACATCGCCCGCAAAAACTATTAATCCCTCGGTTGTTCAAGTGATGGAAGAGATAGGCTATGATATGAGTGGCCACTATCCAAAGGTTTTGACGCCAGACATGATCAAGAGTGCGGATAGGGTAATTACAATGGGCTGTGGGGTGAATATGGATGACTCAGGCCGCAATGGTGCTGTGTGCCCGGTTGTATTTGTCGAATCTGAAGATTGGGGCATTAAAGACCCAGAAGGTCAGCCTGTTGAGAAAGTCCGCGAGATTCGAGACCAGATTAAAGCGAAGGTAAAAAAGCTAGTTGAAGAGTTGACGGGAATTAGTACCAATAATGAAGCATAA
- a CDS encoding ABC transporter permease subunit, translating into MNRQPRIFGLVWPPSRLATWADVIIIVGIGVLIYIGVELARGAPKVISGPKISLEPSALALYAVLSTARMAAAYILSMLFTIVYGYIAARNRSAEWIMIPLLDVFQSVPILSFLPVVLLSLSAIMPEKIAAGLASIVLIFTSQVWNLTFAWYQSLTTIPNELCEVSAIFRFNTWFRLKVLELPFAAISLIWNSMMSWAGGWFFLMAAEIFTVGNRDFRLPGLGSYLQTAANEGDVRSILLGILTLVLVIVALDQLVWRPLLVWAKRFRLEMVTGAPEPHSWFYDVLHSSLLVKWFSSSILQPLGEKFDTWSLRHFPADVKKAESHRKPSTAIAVFAILIGGLAYGAYRASEMLVELSLAEWLDIGIGVLATLARVAISLVVALAWTIPVGTILGTNRKLATWIQPVVQVMASIPATAFFPILVMFLIGLKGGINFVAVLLMLMGTQWYLLFNVIAGASEIPQDLKYTSILLGLNKWEQWRTLTLPALFPYIITGAITASGGAWNASIVAEYVEFGKKTIFTTGIGSTIARATATGNFPLLLASTISMILAVVLINRLFWRRLYRIAADRYKLE; encoded by the coding sequence ATGAACCGTCAGCCTCGAATTTTTGGTCTTGTATGGCCGCCAAGCAGATTGGCTACGTGGGCGGATGTTATTATTATAGTTGGAATCGGTGTTTTAATTTATATAGGAGTTGAGTTAGCAAGGGGTGCGCCTAAAGTAATTAGCGGACCTAAGATATCCCTTGAACCGTCTGCATTGGCGCTATACGCTGTGTTGTCTACCGCAAGAATGGCTGCCGCATATATACTGTCTATGTTATTCACGATTGTGTATGGATATATCGCTGCTAGAAACCGAAGTGCCGAATGGATAATGATACCGCTTCTCGATGTCTTTCAAAGTGTGCCAATACTTTCTTTTCTTCCGGTCGTTCTACTTAGTCTTTCCGCGATAATGCCAGAAAAGATAGCTGCTGGGTTGGCATCTATCGTGCTAATATTCACCAGCCAAGTTTGGAACCTAACATTCGCTTGGTATCAATCGCTTACGACAATTCCAAACGAGCTTTGTGAGGTCAGTGCAATCTTTCGATTTAACACCTGGTTTCGCCTTAAGGTGCTAGAGCTTCCGTTTGCCGCTATTAGCCTAATTTGGAATAGTATGATGAGCTGGGCAGGCGGTTGGTTTTTCTTAATGGCAGCGGAGATTTTCACGGTTGGCAACCGCGATTTCCGGCTGCCTGGGCTAGGTAGTTACCTACAGACCGCCGCAAACGAAGGCGACGTGCGCTCTATTTTACTGGGAATCCTGACCTTAGTATTGGTTATAGTCGCTTTGGATCAGCTTGTTTGGCGTCCTCTCTTGGTTTGGGCTAAACGTTTCAGATTGGAAATGGTTACCGGCGCTCCTGAGCCTCATTCTTGGTTTTACGATGTTTTACATAGTTCATTACTTGTTAAGTGGTTCAGTAGTAGCATATTGCAGCCACTTGGGGAAAAATTTGATACTTGGTCATTGCGGCACTTCCCGGCCGATGTCAAAAAAGCTGAAAGTCATCGAAAGCCTTCCACGGCTATTGCTGTGTTTGCAATTTTAATAGGGGGGCTTGCGTATGGTGCATATCGTGCATCGGAAATGCTTGTCGAATTATCATTGGCAGAATGGTTGGATATAGGCATTGGTGTGCTTGCAACGTTGGCACGCGTAGCAATTTCGCTCGTTGTGGCTCTTGCATGGACAATACCCGTGGGAACCATTTTGGGAACTAACCGAAAGCTGGCAACTTGGATTCAGCCAGTGGTTCAGGTGATGGCGTCAATTCCTGCTACTGCTTTCTTCCCAATTCTAGTTATGTTTCTAATCGGTCTGAAAGGTGGGATTAATTTTGTGGCGGTTCTCCTGATGCTAATGGGCACCCAGTGGTATCTTCTTTTTAATGTGATTGCTGGAGCAAGCGAGATTCCGCAGGACCTTAAGTATACATCAATTCTATTGGGGTTGAACAAATGGGAGCAGTGGCGAACACTTACTCTTCCTGCATTGTTTCCATATATTATTACAGGCGCAATAACAGCAAGTGGCGGAGCATGGAATGCCAGCATTGTTGCCGAATACGTTGAGTTCGGCAAGAAAACCATTTTTACAACCGGCATCGGCTCCACTATTGCGCGTGCGACTGCCACAGGTAACTTCCCGCTTCTGCTAGCATCTACAATCAGCATGATTTTGGCAGTTGTGCTTATCAACCGGTTGTTTTGGCGGCGCCTTTATCGGATAGCCGCAGATAGGTATAAATTGGAGTAA
- a CDS encoding GDP-mannose 4,6-dehydratase produces the protein MRVLITGITGMAGSHLADYLLSLPEKIEVYGTFRWRSRMENVAHLEGKINLIQCELTDFSNTVRALEISKPDFIFHLAAQSYVLASWSSPTATMLENPRMQINLFEAMLLLGIDCPIQVALSSEEYGMVYPNELPINEDNPLRPLSPYAVSKVTQDMMAYQYYKSHGLKTIRTRAFNHEGPRRGDVFVTSNFAKQIALIEAGKQEPVIYVGNLKAKRDWSDVRDVVRAYWLAVNKCIPGEVYVIASGKCYSVEEMLNMLLDMSTVKVEIREDPARMRPSDVMVLQGDASKFKAQTGWEPAIPLEQTLADLLNHWREEVQRQNVP, from the coding sequence ATGAGGGTACTCATCACTGGAATTACAGGAATGGCAGGCAGCCATTTGGCAGACTATCTGCTTTCACTGCCTGAAAAAATAGAAGTATATGGTACTTTTCGCTGGCGTAGTCGCATGGAAAACGTTGCTCATCTCGAAGGCAAAATAAATCTCATCCAATGTGAGCTGACAGATTTTAGCAATACTGTCAGAGCGTTAGAAATCTCCAAACCTGATTTCATATTCCACCTTGCCGCTCAGAGCTATGTTCTTGCCAGTTGGAGTTCGCCGACTGCTACCATGCTAGAAAATCCCAGGATGCAAATAAACTTATTCGAGGCAATGTTGCTCCTGGGCATAGATTGTCCGATTCAGGTTGCCTTAAGTTCGGAAGAATACGGTATGGTTTATCCTAATGAACTGCCAATTAACGAGGATAACCCCCTAAGGCCGTTGAGCCCTTATGCCGTTAGCAAGGTAACGCAAGATATGATGGCATATCAGTATTATAAAAGCCATGGGTTGAAGACAATTCGCACGCGCGCATTCAACCATGAAGGTCCTCGCCGTGGCGATGTTTTCGTAACGAGCAACTTTGCCAAACAAATTGCACTGATAGAGGCTGGGAAGCAGGAGCCCGTGATTTACGTTGGCAACCTAAAAGCCAAGCGAGATTGGAGCGACGTCCGAGACGTGGTTCGTGCCTATTGGCTTGCGGTTAACAAATGTATTCCTGGCGAGGTCTATGTAATAGCATCGGGCAAGTGCTACAGCGTTGAAGAAATGCTAAATATGTTGCTTGATATGTCGACAGTCAAGGTTGAAATACGAGAAGATCCCGCCAGAATGCGGCCTTCAGATGTCATGGTACTTCAAGGTGATGCCTCCAAATTCAAAGCTCAAACAGGATGGGAGCCAGCGATTCCACTGGAGCAAACACTAGCTGACCTGCTGAACCACTGGAGGGAGGAGGTTCAGCGACAAAATGTCCCATGA
- a CDS encoding AAA-associated domain-containing protein, whose amino-acid sequence MAVEALVKLDRVTQKYFTGKKEFIAIRDVSLTVYDGEFVVLVGPSGCGKSTLLRIVTGLQKPSEGEVFYRGQLVVGVNPHATIVFQTFALFPWLTVQQNVEVVLKARGVPGPDRIHKTIELLDRVGLDGFETAYPRELSGGMRQKVGFARAMAVEPELLCLDEPFSALDVLSAESLRGELLELWLSGGIPTKAILMVTHNIEEAVFLADRIVVMEKDPGRIVADVVVDLPQPRQRKSPNFANLVDHVYSILAGQTRPEHIELGTAPGEPGHTRALPNIAIADLAGVLERLIEMPNHTADIFRLAEELRVDSDRLLRVTDAAELLGFATLSQGDITLTPLGEAFAEARINTRKEIFATRIRRLPLFQWLLRMLDAADKHQIERDVAIAALELEFPPREAKRQLDLIIEWGRYAELLEYDHVSGLIFLSASSVVAAQA is encoded by the coding sequence ATGGCAGTTGAAGCGTTGGTCAAGCTTGATAGGGTGACTCAGAAATATTTTACGGGCAAAAAAGAGTTCATCGCTATTCGCGATGTAAGCCTTACTGTATACGATGGCGAATTTGTCGTGCTAGTTGGACCCTCAGGTTGTGGAAAGAGCACTTTGTTGAGGATTGTTACTGGTTTGCAGAAACCAAGTGAAGGAGAAGTTTTTTATCGTGGACAACTTGTCGTGGGTGTAAACCCTCATGCAACGATTGTCTTTCAAACATTTGCACTTTTTCCATGGTTGACTGTCCAGCAAAATGTGGAGGTTGTTCTTAAAGCTCGTGGTGTTCCAGGTCCTGATCGCATTCACAAAACCATCGAACTCCTTGACCGTGTAGGACTAGATGGTTTTGAAACGGCGTATCCACGTGAGCTTTCAGGAGGTATGCGCCAAAAAGTTGGATTTGCACGGGCAATGGCGGTGGAGCCAGAATTATTATGTCTAGACGAACCCTTCTCAGCGCTGGATGTGCTGAGTGCCGAATCATTGCGCGGCGAGCTTCTTGAGCTTTGGTTGAGTGGAGGCATTCCTACGAAGGCGATACTGATGGTTACGCATAATATAGAAGAAGCCGTTTTTCTGGCAGATAGGATTGTTGTGATGGAAAAGGATCCTGGTAGAATAGTGGCGGATGTAGTCGTGGATTTACCGCAGCCTCGCCAACGTAAATCTCCAAATTTCGCGAACTTAGTAGACCATGTCTATTCAATACTTGCAGGTCAGACGCGGCCAGAACATATCGAGCTTGGCACGGCGCCTGGAGAGCCAGGGCACACTCGAGCTTTGCCCAACATAGCGATAGCCGACCTAGCAGGCGTGCTTGAGCGGCTAATAGAAATGCCCAATCATACTGCTGATATATTTAGGCTTGCGGAGGAACTGCGAGTTGATTCGGATCGTTTGCTAAGGGTTACCGATGCGGCGGAGCTCCTAGGGTTTGCAACTCTTTCTCAAGGCGATATCACTTTAACCCCACTGGGCGAGGCATTTGCCGAAGCCCGAATCAACACCCGAAAAGAGATATTTGCAACGCGAATACGTAGGTTACCGTTGTTTCAATGGCTGCTTAGAATGCTTGATGCAGCAGATAAACACCAAATTGAGCGGGACGTTGCAATTGCAGCGCTTGAATTGGAATTTCCGCCGCGGGAAGCTAAGCGTCAGCTTGATTTGATCATCGAATGGGGTCGATATGCTGAGTTGTTGGAATATGACCATGTGAGCGGCTTGATATTCCTTAGCGCCAGTAGTGTCGTTGCAGCACAGGCTTAG